The Methanocella arvoryzae MRE50 DNA window CGGGAAGAATCGAGCCCCTGCTCCCACCGCAGCCCATGAGCCTGGCACCATTTAAGGTTGCCATTCTAAATGTATACGCATCGTTATGTAAAAATGCTTTTGATACCCATTCCATCTCCCGGAACATGTCCGGCCCGTTCAGCATGACATTATCCGTGCCGAGCGCAAGCTGCACCCCCGCCTCGACCATTTCCCTGAGCGGGGGAAGCCCGACGCCGGTGAGAGCGTTAGACCGGGGGCAGACCACCACAGGGATGCCCAGGTCTGCCGTTTTCCTGATGTCGGCCGCGGTGGCATGAGTCATGTGCACGATGAAGTCGGGGGAGATCTCCATCGCCCCCGGGATGTCAGTGGCGTTCAACTCCCCGGCGTGGATGCCCAGCAGCTTGCCCGCCTTCCTCGCGCTGGCCCCGAGGCTGAGCAGGAGATCCCGGGGCATGTCGTTAGCTCCGCTCAGGCCCAGTCCGTCAGCGGCCTGCAGCACTTCCGCTACACTGTCGGCACCGGCCAGCCGGCCCATGATCGTCGCCCGGTTACCCGCGACGTCCCGGAGCAGGCGGACGCCGGCGACGCCGTTCTCCCGGAAGTCGATGCAGTGGCAGGTGCCCGTAGCCGCCATGTCGGCGAGCGCCGAAGCCATCCCAGAAGCGATCGTTTCGGGCGGCGTCTCTCTGAGGATCCGGTGCTTCAGCCCGTCCGGCGGGGCGACCAGTTCGGCCAGCGGCATGTACGGCAGATCCTTCGCAACCGAGTCGCCCAGGTGAGTGTGCGCGTTGATGAACGCCGGGCACACGATTCCCTGGATGCTCCCCTGAGTCCTGTCGAAGCCGACCTCCCTTATCTTGCCGTCCCGGATGACCAGGTAGCCCTCCCGGGCCTCGAAATCGTCACCGTAGAGCAGAGTACCTGAGACGACGTATTCTTCGGGCATAGCAAGACATATTGGCGCCCCGGTAAAAAATACCTTTGTGCCCGGGCCGGGAGAATATTAGAATATAGAGCTGAAGATGGGGGGACAGCATGTCGAACGCTGCGCTATGCCTCGCCTAATTGTACAGGCTACCCCGAGACAGCATGTCGAACGCTGCGCTGTGCTAGTCCTCACAGATGCCACAGATTCCAATTGATTCCACAGATTTCTCTGCTGAATCCACAGATTACTACACGATATCACAGAAGGAATACTTTACTACTATTCGAACACCGATAGCAGTCATAAGACAGTCGATCAAATTTTTTAGTTATCTGTGAGATCGAGCGTCATCTGTGCAATCGGTCGTAATCTGTGGATTCTGTTCCAATCTGTGGCATCTGTGAGATTTTGCACAGCGCAGCGATCGTCTTGCTGTCTCACCGAACCCGGGCAATCAAAGAACGCACAGCGCAGCGTCCGCCCACGTTCACGAGCACAGGGACAACCCCTTAGATCGCACCCCCGAAACTCTTTTTAACAGCAAAGCGGGGAAAGACTTAACTACTTTATCGTGTTAGATATACGAACTGGAGGCTAACATGGCAAGAAGAGAATCGAGCGGTGGCAGTGGCGGTCTGATGTCGTCCGCAGGCCTGATGCGCTATTTCGAGGCCGAGGAATCCGCTATCAAAATCGACCCCAAGACTGTTATCATTGCAGCGGTCGCGTCGGGCGCGTTCATCTGGATCCTTAACTTTACCTACGGCCGCTTCTGGTAAGCTGGACTGCAGGGAAAACTCTTTTTATATTATTTTCGGCACCTTGAGCTTGCCCTTTGTCCGAAGACAGATCATTCAGTCTCCCGGACCTCTTCCGGCTCCCCGCCTTCCTTGCCTTCCCGGGGCTCTTCCCGGGGCGGGAATTCTATTACGGTTTTCTTCTCCTCCGGCGGCACGTACTGGATGGGCTCGTCTCGCTTCTTTCCCCTGGCCATGATTAATAGTTGGCATATGGGCGATTAAAACGAATTCCGGGTTATAGTGGAAAGAAGCGTGGGAGAGATTACTGAGTTTCAAACACCTTTTCTATGGCTGCCACGAGGTCATTCCCCAACATTACTGCAGTGATAGCATCCTGTTTTCCTGCCTCGTACTCTAGCGAATAAATTGCATCATGACGATTTTTCCGGTAGGAATCCAGAACTACCGCATAACGCTTAAGGGACGGATGCTTCTCCCTGAGATACAGCGGGATACATTCATGACTGCGCTCCTTGACGCCATCCACATATAAGATCGCTCTCGCAGCATGGAACATTGCTGTATAAGCGAATACGATAGCCATACGGTACAGGCCGATATCGACGTTCTTTTGAGCCCCGGTCAAATATTCCCGGGCAAGACTTAATGAACGCTTTGCATTCTCAATATCAGGATGCGTGCGGATTAGCAGTCGTTTCTGAAAACAGTCGTCAAGCTTCAATCAAACCACTCCCGAATAAGAGCACATGATCTTTAAGGACGCTTTTATAAAAAGCGTCCCCTCTATCCAGCATAGACTTACAGTCGGAAAGGCGTAAAGTAGTGATGTTGGCTTCTTTATCAAGCCGGTCTTCAATCGCTTTTAAGGGGGGTATCAGTTTCAGTTTATCCGAGTGAGTAATTGCTAAGAAGTCGATGTCGCTGAGATCGTCGAAGTCGCCACGAGCATAGCTACCGTAGAGCACGAGGGAGATAATGCCCGGGTCTGCTTCCTGGAACAGGGCTACAGGCTTAGCGGAAAGCACGAACGCAAGGCCATACGCTTTCTTCAGCGGAGGCACGACGCAATTTTCAGTGTTGAGAGAGTAGAAATGCTCTCTACCGCGGATTTCCTTTAGCAGTAAACCTTCTTCGTGGAAAGAGTCGACGGCCTTGATTACGGTAGACGGGCTGACATTCAATGCTCTCGCAATCTCCTTCTTATAGAATTGCCTGCCCGGACGAGATAGAAAATAAGCCAGTATCTTCATATCGGCATACTTCTCAAATAGTTCGATCAATCGATCCACCGTTCATTTAATAGATCGTAAGTTCGATATATAATACTTATCGTGTTAATGCGATAGGTATACATGTATATAGAGAACTTATTGATTTGATGTCACTGCAGGACTACAAGTCATTCGAGCCCGTGAAAGCTAAGTACGAGATCGTCTTCATCGGCCGGTCTAACGTGGGCAAATCCACGATCATGCGAGAGCTCATAGGCGCGAAGGTCAAGGTAGGCCGCAGGCCGGGCGTCACCCAGAAGCCCAACTACTACCAGTTCGGCGATCTTCTTATTACGGATATGCCCGGGTACGGGTACATGAAGGGTGTGGACCGGGCCAAGCAGGAAAGAGTCAAAGACCTCATCGTCAAATACTTCGAGGATAACGCATCCAGAATCATATGCGCCGTGCAGGTGGTCGACGCGAAGGCCTTCGCCGAGATCGTGGATCGGTGGGACGGCAGAGGCGAGATCCCCATCGACATAGAGCTCAACGACTTCTTATACGATTTAGACCTCGACGTGATCGTCGCCGTGAATAAGATGGATAAAATCCATCCGTCGGCGTGGGACGAGTTCCTCGACGGCATCTGCGACCGGCTCCACATGCTGCCCCCCTGGAACCAGTGGATAGACAAGGTCGCCCCCATCGTCGCCAAGAAAGGCGACGTCAACGTGCTGGGCAAACTCCTCCGGGAACGGCTCCGCAAGGCCGGGCTGGAGAAGTTCGTCAACGCCATCAACGTCAAACAGGGACAGTCGCCGAAATAGGTGCACTGAGCGTTTCTGGTTGCTCAGTGACTAAGCAAGATGAATGCTGCGCTGTGACCGACTGGAAGCAGTCTCTTGTATACAGAACTCTTTCCTGAAAAGTAGGTTTTCGAGTAGAGGATGTGAAAAAGTTGACTGACTCGGCCCCGGGAGGCCCCGGTTTTAAATCGCAAATAGTCAGGTGATGATCGGAGCCATGATCAAGCATAAGTGATTAAAAACTGGCAGTTCCAAGTTTCTGAGCTGGTAAAGCCGCCAAGCCCGCCAAGAGGCCAAGTACGCCAAGCATTATTTTTTATGATAGGTGTGGTTCCGATCGAAAAAGTCCCTGGCGTACCGGACCTCTTAGAGTTCCATGAAAAATTGGCTCTTGGCGAGCTTGGCCCCTTGGCGTTCTTGGCGGTGTTTTCGACATATGCGAGGCCAACTTCTAATTTTTCATAGCCTCTGCCCGAATATCCCATTTTCATAAGGCTATTACTTGGCGACCTTGAAACCCTCGTCGAAACAACAACTTTTTCATGCGACACAGATTCTGACGTTCTGTGATCTGGTACAGCACAGCGTTCGTGTACGTTCACACACTCACCGGCAACTGCCGGGCGATGAGCGCCAGCACTTCTTCATTAAGGTAGTATTTCAGGAACCTCCCGGCGGGCTCTCTATAGACGACTCCGTCTCTTATCAGCTTTTTGAGCTGTACGTAGGCTCCGCTGCTGGTGATATGTAAGTGGCCGGCGATCTCGTCGATGGTCGCCCCGGGGGCTTCCCGGAGGTACGAGACGATGGATATCGCGGCAGGCCGGCTGATCGAGGATATGATCGCCTTTTCTCTCTCGGTATAAACGCCTGAATTGCGGAAGAGCCTGACAAATTTTTCGGACTTGACCAGGGTGATCTTGTGGTCGGACTGGAGTCTGGTGATATGGTACCGGATGGTGCCGAGGTTGAGGTTTTCACGCCGGGAGATGTCGGCCATGGTGGTGCCGGGGTTGTTTTTTATGTAATTGTATATCCGCTCCCTGATCTCGTTGTCCCGCCGGTTTTTCAGCTTGCCTATAACGATGGGCCAGAGCTTGAGGACTGCTGCCAGCGCGGCTGCGGTGACGGCGGCTATCCAGGTGATCTGCTCGACCTGGATTCTCAGTGGCAGCTGCCAGAAGGTGATCGTGGCGTCGGCGCCGCTGGTATCTACAGGACCGGGGATAGGGGATAAGCTTATTGTGTCACCGCTCGCGCCACTCGAATTCCGGGGGCCGGGAATGGGAGAAAAGCCCACTGTATTCCCGCTGGCGCCGCTGGTATCTCCGGGGCCGGGGATGGGGTAGTTGTCCACCGTCGTCTGAGCCGCGGAAGCGGGCAGAGTGGAAACTATGATGAGAAGCAGGATTACGATTAGTGTATTTAGCGCATGTTTCAGGCGCATAATCGCTGTTCAACGCCTTGTATAGTATATCTTTCGATACAGCTTAACGACAGCAATCGATAGTATTATAATACCAGGCGTCATTATATTCTATTGGCGATAGTTCTCAGGAATTATCGTCTCACCTTAAAGGTTTAGTAAGTACAGCGCCGCAAGTTCTGGCGACAGGCTGTCTGGGTTTAGGCCTGTCCGCCTCCGTGAACCCGGCGCTGTGCTTCCCGATGCAAGTTTTTGTTTTCTTACAGCTTTTCGCTATAGGCTGGTAATACTCGACTATCCTGCCCAGGCCGGGCGCCATTACACACACTTATTTGTTTAGTAAGCAATGCGTCTGACAGCACAAGAGAACGGCAAACGTCATTACTGGGTTTGTTCGTTAAAGTCTGCCCGCCCCCGTGCACCGGGCGCTGTGCTTCCAAATCCGGGAGCCGGATACGATAATTGCTTCCATAGTTGCCTACCTGATTCCCCTGGCCATTTTAACGCCCTATCATCGCTCACCTTGCCGATTCATTGCGCCCGGATATTAGATTTTATACTTATTGCGGCCATCATCTGAAACATAGATCGTCCAATTGAAACTCCTATAGTTGTTCTCGGCAACCAGATTATAGACCTTCTGGGACATTTTCTTTTTAAATCGATACCTGTCATACATCGGCTAATCATTAAATTCCTATGTTGCATAGGGTGCCCTCTTGCTCGCTTCCATCAATTTTTATAGGTATACTATTCTTTACATACCCTACGTTTTTAACTTGTACTTTGTAGATTCCCGGAGAAATGTCATTGAAGTAATAAAAGCCAGTATATGGGTCCGATTTTGATATGGTGGGGTTGTTCGGGACGTCGGCTGGCAGGTAACGTGTTTCATTAATCGTATCTTGCCTTAGTAAAGTAATTTCAAGATCTGGTAGGTAGTCCATAGAGGACGAATCTCTTACCCATCCATATATAGTATTACGATTGTGATTAATCGAGTCTGGCACCTTTAAATCCGGGTCATCTGCGCCTACACCGTTGATTGCACCATCAGTGGAAGGATCTAGAGTATGATAAGCTATCCATGAGGAACCGTTTCTTTCGGAGACAATCTTATATTGCCCGTATGGAACCTCTCTGAACTGATACACGGGACCCCAGCTGTCCAGTTCGGCATTACAGTTCATCAACGGATTGCCTGCAGTGTCCACCAGTTTTAAGTCATTGCTGTTCTCTTCTGAGTATGCATACAGTTTGACCGATGCATCGGTGATATACTTCTTTTGTCCATACTTAATTTGAAAATTGATTGTACCCAGGTTATCGTTGTTATTCGAATCAACAATAGCATCTGGTTTCTGGGTTACGTTGAGTTTTTCCGGTGTTTCACCCGATGAATTGATTGAACTGTTGTCGGACCTTGATAACCCAAAGTCTACTGCAGTATTTTGACCGATCATATATACAGCACTTAGGAAAAGGATGCATATGATCGCCATTATGGTAATTAGTATCATCGATTTGTTCATATTCTAGTCTCCATAGTCACAACTCTTCACGGCTAAGAAGGATCGAATTTATCAGTAAGATTACAATGATCTCGGTAATCATCAGCAATAGGTAAGGCAGTGCGTGATCAAGCCATGTCGAATATGGCAATGCCAGGGAGTACAGGTCTTTGCCGGGGGATATGGCAAAGGCTGCAATATACAAGTTTACAGGATTAATAATCTGCAGCTCTCCGAGTGAAGAGGGAACCCATGGCATTCTTGCCAAGTATTCCATAGCTATGAAAGCGATTGATGCCATCATAGCCTCTGCTTTGCTCAGAATTATACAAAAGAACGTGACCAGGCCAATAGTAAAACCACAGTTTAAAAAGAGCAGAAGGATAAACGACCCGGCTCTCAACACTAGTTCTATTGCAGATTCAGGACCTCCGAAAACGATCATCGTCAACGATACGAATAAACATACTGTCAAAGTTATCATCAGAAGTAAAAATACCATAATCCCCAGATATTTACCGATTATGGCATCCCGTCTGTACACCGGTTTAGTGAGTAACAGTCTCAGCGACCCTTTTTTCTCGTCCGTGAACGACACGATCCCGATACAGATGGAAAGGAATGAAAAAAGTGCAGACATATTCCATAAAAAGTTACCAAGACCGACATAAAAAAACGCTTCGTCATGGTCGAGAAAACTAAACCGCGTAGGCAGTACAACTGAAACACCCGCAGCATTTGTAAACGACAGGATCACCATTAGTGCTGCAAACACTATTACAATCGGACTACTGAACAGTCGGGAAATCTCGTTACATGCAATTAATATCATCCCTTTCGATAGTTCTCTCAAGCGACGTCCCTCCTGAGAAATACGGTATAAGTAACGAACATCATGATGCCGGTGTACAACAACAATTTGAGTATTGCCGTCTCCCCATCCGTTGTTATTGCCATGATTATATCTGGCTCGGCTAAGGCAAAGTTAACCAGCGTAAACGGCGAAAAACTACTTATTGTGTATATCACTGATGGGCTGTTTAAATAATATGAGATATATCCTGCAAACCAGTCATCGTTAATGAGATAAAATAGAATTATCCACGAAAGGCAGCTCGTGAAAAAGCTTAACATTTGATCTTTAAGAGCAGTGCAGATCAGCAAGGTCAAAGAATAGAAAAACATAGTAGATGATAACGAAAGCACAAACATTAACGGTAAAATATTAAATATTACTGGCAGTACTTCTGTCGGATCGTTAAAGTATATCCCGATCGCTGTCACGTAAAGCAGCGTCGTAAATATGAATAAGCCAGTTGATAGGATCACTCCGCTCAAAAGTTTACCATTAATGATAGTATCTCTGTACAATGGCTTAGTCAGCAGAGTATTGATTGCCTTTCCGTCCATCTCGGAAAAAAAAGAAGAATACCCAAGGGCCATGGCTACTAACGTGCTATAATAACATGTAGAGTACATGAATAGCACGAATATTAATTCGTTCGAATTATTTGTATTATTACATATGTTTGTAAAAAATGATAATACAAACAAAACGATATAAAACGCGACCATAATAGCCAATATTTTACTATTAACTACGTCCGTTATCTCTTTTTTAGTAATACTCAGGAGATTTGCCATGAACCCAACCACCAAGCACCTATAAAAAAATAAAATGCCACAACCATTTTTATGGCATTTTAGCTTACAGTGTAGCTTTTATCTTTACTGTCGTAAGTTCCCGGCGTTCCTTTCGTCAGGGAATACTCATGCTTAACGGTAAGCGTGTGTCCCCCTGACGAAGACATAGCGGTGGCAGTTGCGTCCGGTCCCCAAGCGTAATGGTAGCTAATTCCGTCAGCTTTCTGGACATATCCCTGGTTTTGAAGGTTATCCGAATACCATGAGGCCATAGGATAGTAATACGAGTTAGGTATATCATTTTCTAACGTGTTCTGCCAAGTAAGAGATCCACCGCCGGATACCGTGGGGGTTCCTGTAGCTTCAGTGTAATACGAAACACCACTGGAATATAACTTCGTCCATTCAACGTTCGAAAAAGAGTACGCCGATGCTGTTCCGCTGGTGACTACCGCGAGTACTGCTGCGGCGAGCACCAAAGTCATGATCCAATTCTTCGCCATAAATTACACCTTTGTAGAGTAAGTAAGCACAGCAAACCCGGCCAGGACATGACAGGGCAGTCTGGGTAGAGCCCTGATCCCGCCCCGGCCGGGCGCCTTAAACTCACTTACAGGTTTAGTAAGCAATGCGTCTGGTATCACACGAGAACGGCAAACGTCATTACTGAGTTTATTCGTTAAAGTCTGCCCGCCCCCCGTGCACCGGGCGCTGTGTTTCCAAACTTTTTTACGATAAGTGCCTATTTATATTTTATGCATATACGTGACTTAAGTGACGGGTTAATCAGGGAAAAGTCGGATTTCGATTGATAAAATCGGCAACCTGCTACGTGTTTTACACACATAGATGTAATGACAAAAATTATAACAAGTAGTTTATTAATAATTATTTATCATCTGACCGTCATCAAATTTTACTCTGGTTAATATTAATCACACCACTTTTATAATACCTTTACCCTCATAGCTTCACAGAATTAACCGCACTTGTTGCCATACTACGAACTTCCGCAGCAAAACCCGTTTTGAAAGGAAACCCGTTAATGCTGGCTCATTAACCGATTATGATATAAAACTTATATATAACCATAGAAAACAATAGATTGGCAGAGTGTGGTGATACGGAGATGATAACATGGAAAACAACAGTAAGGGATCGCCTGATATCGGGCGTATATACAGCGCTTTAAACAGTAGCAGGGTTCGCCAGGACGTATACGAATACTTGTGTTCGATATACCCGCGGAAGGCTTTTATCCAGGAGCTGTCGAAGGAGACCCGCCACAGCGTGACAAACCTTAAAGGCAGCCTGGAAGGCGACGGGATATCGTTCTCTTATGATGACGCCCTTATCGAGCTGGGCCTCGCGGAATCCGCCGAAATCAGGCTATACCGAAAGATAGCCAAATCCTTCGGAGCCACAGAGCAA harbors:
- a CDS encoding ABC transporter permease; this encodes MANLLSITKKEITDVVNSKILAIMVAFYIVLFVLSFFTNICNNTNNSNELIFVLFMYSTCYYSTLVAMALGYSSFFSEMDGKAINTLLTKPLYRDTIINGKLLSGVILSTGLFIFTTLLYVTAIGIYFNDPTEVLPVIFNILPLMFVLSLSSTMFFYSLTLLICTALKDQMLSFFTSCLSWIILFYLINDDWFAGYISYYLNSPSVIYTISSFSPFTLVNFALAEPDIIMAITTDGETAILKLLLYTGIMMFVTYTVFLRRDVA
- a CDS encoding HEPN domain-containing protein, with amino-acid sequence MKLDDCFQKRLLIRTHPDIENAKRSLSLAREYLTGAQKNVDIGLYRMAIVFAYTAMFHAARAILYVDGVKERSHECIPLYLREKHPSLKRYAVVLDSYRKNRHDAIYSLEYEAGKQDAITAVMLGNDLVAAIEKVFETQ
- a CDS encoding ABC transporter permease translates to MRELSKGMILIACNEISRLFSSPIVIVFAALMVILSFTNAAGVSVVLPTRFSFLDHDEAFFYVGLGNFLWNMSALFSFLSICIGIVSFTDEKKGSLRLLLTKPVYRRDAIIGKYLGIMVFLLLMITLTVCLFVSLTMIVFGGPESAIELVLRAGSFILLLFLNCGFTIGLVTFFCIILSKAEAMMASIAFIAMEYLARMPWVPSSLGELQIINPVNLYIAAFAISPGKDLYSLALPYSTWLDHALPYLLLMITEIIVILLINSILLSREEL
- a CDS encoding nucleotidyltransferase domain-containing protein; protein product: MDRLIELFEKYADMKILAYFLSRPGRQFYKKEIARALNVSPSTVIKAVDSFHEEGLLLKEIRGREHFYSLNTENCVVPPLKKAYGLAFVLSAKPVALFQEADPGIISLVLYGSYARGDFDDLSDIDFLAITHSDKLKLIPPLKAIEDRLDKEANITTLRLSDCKSMLDRGDAFYKSVLKDHVLLFGSGLIEA
- a CDS encoding winged helix-turn-helix transcriptional regulator — protein: MRLKHALNTLIVILLLIIVSTLPASAAQTTVDNYPIPGPGDTSGASGNTVGFSPIPGPRNSSGASGDTISLSPIPGPVDTSGADATITFWQLPLRIQVEQITWIAAVTAAALAAVLKLWPIVIGKLKNRRDNEIRERIYNYIKNNPGTTMADISRRENLNLGTIRYHITRLQSDHKITLVKSEKFVRLFRNSGVYTEREKAIISSISRPAAISIVSYLREAPGATIDEIAGHLHITSSGAYVQLKKLIRDGVVYREPAGRFLKYYLNEEVLALIARQLPVSV
- a CDS encoding amidohydrolase family protein, producing MPEEYVVSGTLLYGDDFEAREGYLVIRDGKIREVGFDRTQGSIQGIVCPAFINAHTHLGDSVAKDLPYMPLAELVAPPDGLKHRILRETPPETIASGMASALADMAATGTCHCIDFRENGVAGVRLLRDVAGNRATIMGRLAGADSVAEVLQAADGLGLSGANDMPRDLLLSLGASARKAGKLLGIHAGELNATDIPGAMEISPDFIVHMTHATAADIRKTADLGIPVVVCPRSNALTGVGLPPLREMVEAGVQLALGTDNVMLNGPDMFREMEWVSKAFLHNDAYTFRMATLNGARLMGCGGSRGSILPGKDADLIVLRQGSDNLKFSRNLLGTIVRRARPDDIGYTIIGGRIWQNSSRKS
- a CDS encoding helix-turn-helix domain-containing protein yields the protein MENNSKGSPDIGRIYSALNSSRVRQDVYEYLCSIYPRKAFIQELSKETRHSVTNLKGSLEGDGISFSYDDALIELGLAESAEIRLYRKIAKSFGATEQGFRIRDRLRNYKRSIGPTHTHTQPLPEQGS
- the engB gene encoding GTP-binding protein EngB — protein: MSLQDYKSFEPVKAKYEIVFIGRSNVGKSTIMRELIGAKVKVGRRPGVTQKPNYYQFGDLLITDMPGYGYMKGVDRAKQERVKDLIVKYFEDNASRIICAVQVVDAKAFAEIVDRWDGRGEIPIDIELNDFLYDLDLDVIVAVNKMDKIHPSAWDEFLDGICDRLHMLPPWNQWIDKVAPIVAKKGDVNVLGKLLRERLRKAGLEKFVNAINVKQGQSPK
- a CDS encoding preprotein translocase subunit Sec61beta → MARRESSGGSGGLMSSAGLMRYFEAEESAIKIDPKTVIIAAVASGAFIWILNFTYGRFW